One Dermacentor andersoni chromosome 6, qqDerAnde1_hic_scaffold, whole genome shotgun sequence genomic window carries:
- the LOC129384720 gene encoding uncharacterized protein, with protein MEPKMATYVFLFKGHHGTEKKNVTFHLKPGATPDRIIIYFDNNAEEEFEAQYLYTDYRTCAVVKGPYEGERCLLLVSKDMAEDVPESCLANFEDTCGVAGNLYSKELCPDDE; from the exons ATGGAACCAAAAATGGCAACATACGTGTTCTTGTTCAAGGGGCACCACGGGACAGAGAA AAAAAATGTCACTTTCCACTTAAAGCCGGGCGCCACTCCGGACAGAATCATCATTTATTTCGACAACA ATGCTGAAGAGGAATTCGAAGCCCAATATTTGTACACGGATTATAGAACCTGCGCTGTTGTTAAAGGCCCCTACGAAGGTGAAA GGTGCCTACTACTGGTGTCCAAGGATATGGCAGAAGACGTACCAGAGTCCTGCTTAGCAAATTTCGAAGACACCTGCGGTGTGGCAGGCAACTTGTACAGCAAAGAGCTGTGTCCGGATGACGAATAA